From Caretta caretta isolate rCarCar2 chromosome 3, rCarCar1.hap1, whole genome shotgun sequence, a single genomic window includes:
- the MSGN1 gene encoding mesogenin-1: MDKLHETLPNMEDGLGADNSVFLSSWDWKSNAGTYELNQISSPHSLSPSPSFESYSSSPCPAVIEMPYNSSSGGSLIGYSLMDFPSTYLPNAGQAKAQKGTKARMSAQRRRKASEREKLRMRTLADALHTLRNYLPPVYSQRGQPLTKIQTLKYTIKYISELTDLLNNVKRA; the protein is encoded by the coding sequence ATGGATAAATTGCATGAGACTTTGCCGAATATGGAAGATGGTTTGGGCGCTGATAATTCTGTCTTTCTGTCTTCCTGGGACTGGAAGAGCAATGCAGGAACCTATGAGCTGAACCAGATCTCATCCCCTCACAGTTTATCtccatctccttcctttgaatcATACTCTTCTTCCCCTTGCCCAGCTGTGATTGAGATGCCCTATAACAGCAGCAGCGGTGGCAGCCTGATCGGATACAGCTTGATGGATTTTCCTTCTACATACTTACCAAATGCTGGACAGGCCAAGGCTCAGAAAGGCACCAAGGCCAGGATGTCAGCTCAGCGCAGAAGGAAagccagtgagagagagaagctcagGATGAGGACCCTGGCTGATGCTTTACACACCTTGCGCAATTACCTACCTCCTGTCTACAGCCAAAGAGGCCAGCCTCTCACCAAAATACAGACACTGAAATACACCATCAAGTACATCAGTGAACTCACAGACCTGCTGAACAATGTCAAACGGGCATAg